The DNA window GGGCGCACGCCAGCAGCACCAGCAGCAACAGTCGCCACCGCAAACCGGAAAACAGCCGACGAATGGCTTTTCGCATATTGATATGTCCGGGTGACGGTTCCGGTTGACCGACGCGCAAATTGTCCCACCCAAACCTCTTTTACAGCCGAACGCAGGATGCGACGGCGTGACTCGTTGCGCGGTGCGCTCCGTCACGTTCTCTACCTTATCTAAAACGCGCCGCCGATAAAGATGGTGGATGACTCTTCCGAGCCTGGCATTGCGTTCGGTTCTGTCGGTGCGACAACCGTGTTCATCTGCGTTGTCGCCCGAATATCCCACGTTGCGCGAAAAAGTCGTTGACCTGCTCCTCAAGTGCGCTCGCCGGCTCACGAAGAACGACTCTGAATGCATTTGCCTTCACGGTATGGTGTCCGTAATCAACGCGTCGACCGCGACGGACACTCCTGGCGCGAGCCAGTTCCCGATCCGGAAAAACCCGTGTCGTTCAGTCATCGTGACTGCGAATCATTCGGCGGCGGCCGCGCGGCCTGGCGCCGGATCGCCCTGATGCAACGGCAGCCGCGCAAGACCTACAGGGCGGCATTGGCATAATTCTTCGGGCGCGTACCTGAAGCTGCAATTGCCGATTCCTGCCAGCCCGGCGCAACGTCGTTAAGATTTGCAATTCCGGCAGCAGATGCGCGCAGGGACGGTTCCAGGATCGGTGCTATCCAGCCGTTCTCATTCTTCCGCTCGCAAAGATTGACCGAGGCGCCACCCCGTTTAAGCGATTCGGAGGACGCCTCCAACGTGCGAACCACTTGAAGACCTTGTGCGCCATCCGTCAACGGAGTTGTTCCTTGTTTGATGCAATCCAGAAAATGCTGGCATTCGGTTTTCAACGGCTCTTCCTGTTTGATGTAAGGAACGTGGACGTCCCCATAGTGGTAAGCATAGTGAAACTCCGCAAAGGTGTCATAGTGCGGCGGCCGCTCGACCCGGACATCGAAAATCCGGATCTTCTCCAGGGGGGCGACATCGTCGTACACAATCATGCGCCGGCTGCCCACGATCGTCATCTCCCGCACCTTTCTCGGGTCCAGCCAACTGTTGTGGATAATGGCCGTTTGTTGCCTGCGAAAACTCAGGCACATGGTTGTCACGTCCTCGATTCCAGGAGTGACATGAGCGCTGCCCCGGCAATTCACGCTCACAGGCTGTTCCCCAATGATGTGCTGGATTATGGATATATCATGCGGCGCCAGATCCCAGGCCACGTTGATGTCCTTCTGGAAAAGACCCAGATTGAGGCGCCGCGCGGAAATATACCGGATATCCCCCAGGTCCCCCGAATCGACAATCTCCTTGATCTTCCGCACGGCGGGTGAGTACAGAAACGTGTGGCCGGTCATCAGCACGAGTCCTTTCCCGCGTGCGATATCAATCAACTCCTCACATTCCCGGGATGAGGACGCCATGGGCTTTTCGATAAAGGTGTGCTTGCCGGACAACAGACTCGCCCTGGCCATCGGGAAATGCGATTTTACCGATGTGGCTATGATGACCGCGCCGAGGCCGACGCCGTTGAGCATGTGATCATAATTCGTCTCGCCCTCAATCTCGGGATACAGCGATTTAAGATGAGTCAGGCGATCATTGTTGAGATCGCACATCATTTTCAGGCTGCAATCGGAGAGCGATCTGAAATTACGAATCAGATTGGGTCCCCAATAGCCGCACCCAACCACCCCGACTTTTATTGGTTTTGACATGATTGAATTCTACTTTGTCGCCTTCCGCGGCCGTCCGTCGTCCCCGCGCAAAGCATGAATCACCCGTGAGGGCGGCCTGTTCAAGGGCGTCCGGCGTTGGCGAAATTTGGAAGCAACCGGTTTTCGAAGTGACCTGACGAGGCGATGATTTCTTAACCAGTCGCGTCTCGATCAGTTGAATGGCCAAGGCTGGAACAGTCATCAGCATGATTCTCAAATCCTGCCAGAGGGTCTTGTTTTTAGCGTACTGAATATCCAGTTGAATCATTTTCATGAAGGTGGTCTTGTTTTTTCCACTCACTTGCCAGAGCCCGGTCAAACCCGGCAGGGCACTGAACCGTTCCTTCTGCCAGGGTAGATATCTGTCGTATTCGTAAGGCAGGCAGGGGCGCGGCCCCACCAGGCTCATTTCACCCCGCATCACGTTGATCAACTGGGGCAGCTCATCCAGGCCCGACGCCCGGAGTAATGAGCCGAGCGGGATGATTCGGGGATCACCCCGCAGATCCATTTTCGTCATGGGTGTATTCGAATTCATCAATTGGTGCAGGTGTTTCCGGTGCGTCGTCGTGTCGGCATCAACGGACATGGTCCGAAACTTGAAACACCTGAAGCGTCGGCCCATGTAACCGACGCGTTCCTGCCTGAACAAAACCGGTCCGCGGGAGCCGCCACGGATCAACAGGGCTATAAGCAGCGACAACGGAATCAGGAGTGGCAAGGCAAGCAGGATGAGAAGAGCATCCAGCGCGCGCTTCCAGTGCAAGTTCGGTTCGGCTTTGAGCGAAGACGAGCACGTCGATTCATCCACTTCGATTGAAATATCCATGAAAACGTTTACGACGGCGAATAAACTCTTCCAATTATCGCCGGCTTCAAAGCCGATGTTGGTTCCTAAGAACCGCGCGCGGCCTGATAAGGGCGTCATCCTCAACGGCCGGGCCGTACCGCAGAAAGACGGGACACGTGACGGCCATGAGATCGCGGATTCGGACTCCGCGCTCAAGGAACCTGTGGTCGCAAATACTCTGCCCTCTCAAGGAATCACCGAACCCACAACTGGAGCGAAGACTCATACTCGCGTTTCCCGGCCGGTCGAGATTCCTTCACCGATGAGCGCCGGTGCGTGTGCGAAACATGCCCGGACCGGCCGTTCCCCCGAGTGCGATGGCTGGGCCGTACCAGGTCGCGCCAAAGTTGGTTCGGGCCGGGGCTGCAGCACGGGTTGCAACCGGGGATAATTCCCGGTCGCGATCTCGTAAAAGTCGTGCGCGTAGCAGCGCGCGCCGAAACCTTCTTTCCAGTCCAGCAGGCCATGATTCAAAGCGCGGCCCTCCTTCTCGTTGGAGATGCCGAAATCAAAGAAACGCTTGTCCGTGTATTTGTCGATCAGCCAGCCGTACACGAAAGCCTGCGCTCCAATCTTTCGCCCTTTTTCTGTGACCGCGCCGTACTGCGAGTGCGCCACGGTCGGAGTTTCGTAGATGGTTGTCCCCGCGACAATTTCATCGCCGCAATAGGCCGAAAACTGTTTGATCTGTTCAGGAAAGCGTGAAGCGAGCAGGGTGATTTCCTCGAGTGAATGCACGGGTTTGACTCCGTACCGGGCAGCCAATTCTGGCGCCAGCACCCGTTCCCAAAACGGCTGAAAAGTCGTTTCCTGGACAACACGGACTCCCCGACGGATCGCTTTCTTAATCGCGCTTCTGCGATCCGTTCGGATGGGAAGCCGGTCCTTCTGCGAGATAGCCGTCGAACAATCCCGGCGATAAAGCCTGGCGTCGAGGAGGAACAGGGCATACGCCACTTCGTCGTCGGGGAGCGTGTTGTAAAACCCCGGAATCCGTTTGTAGAGCAATTTTGAAATCTGCTTTTGGCCCAGGTAACGCAAAGCCTCGTGGAAACTTGACAGCACATCGTCCAGCGTCGCCGCGCGAGAGACCACGAGCCCTCCATACGTCAGACCTTCATGACTGATGAGCGCGCCGTTTTCGTTGAGGTTCGCCGGCAACACGGCAACCAACGCACGGCCGTTGAAAATCATCAGTGAATGGTCGTTAAACCGGTCGCTGTGATAGTCCATGTAGTCGCGGGAAAAAAGGAAGGTCGCGTTCTTGGCTGCGCTCACGAACGTGTCCCACTCCAGCTTGCGACTGGCGGTGTATCGCTCTACCGAGAAAGATCGAGCGCCGTTGTGTTGTGGCAACGCGCGAGGATGGTCGGTTTTTAAGGACGTCGCGTGCAGGACATCCTTCACCGTTTCCAACAATCGGTCGGCGCGATAGGGCTTCAACAGCGTGGCGACCGGCTCCAGCCACGGATTTTGGGCCAGTTCCTGCGTGGGCAGCGTTCCAGTGGCCATGATGACCGGGAGTCCCTTATGGGCGGAGCGCAGCTTCTTGAGCAGTTCAATACCCGTCATCTTGGGCATGTTGTTGTCGGTGATCATTAGGTCATAGTTGTTGGCAAGAAGCGTCTCCCAGCCGGCTGCGCCGTCTTCGGCAGTGTCCACCTCGTAGCCGGAGCGACTGAGCACTTCGGCGTTAAGCTTGCGGATGACCACGTCGTCATCGACCACCAGAATACGGTTGGACGGTTTCGTCCGGCCTTGAGCTTGTGCGCCGGTTGACTCTTCTGCTGGCAGGGCTTCGCTATTCTTCATTGCGCAAAATTAGTCCGACAATCATGCGAGCACCATGACGGGGTTAACCGTGGGGTATTTCCCGTATGGGGTTTTCTTGGAACTTCGCAAGTCACGAACGGACCGTGAACCAGGCCCGGAGCGACAGCGAAAACCGGACTCCTCTGTTGGCGGGCCAGAGGCAATCAATTGGAGCAATTCCGCCTCGCTCGAATTCATCCGGATGGCTTTCTTGCCGGGCGCTTGTTTCCGATCGGCCGGCTTCTGATCGTGGAGAAGTTCGCCAATCAGAAGCTAGAGGGAGGACAAAGCTGGACGCGGAAGCGATGGAATCGCTCGTGAAACAGGTGTGGGTGTGGGCCGGGTGTTGACGATCTCGAACATGTGTCCGGCGCCCACGACATCAAACAGCTGCTGCACAAGCGGGGTGGGATTCACGAGGCGTGTAACACCATTTCGGCCGCGCGTGCAATTGCGCAACGCTATCAACGCGCCGAATCCGGCGCAATCCATAAAGGTCGTCCGGGACAAATCAATTTCGATGGATGTGTGTCCGTCCAGGGAGGCACAAATCTGCTTCCTGAACAGTTTGTTATTGGCGGCGGTCAACTCGGCAAAGCCTCCGACTGTCAAGACCTCGTTTGTAATCTTCATTTCCATTTATGCGTTTTCCTTCCGATGCTTCT is part of the Candidatus Angelobacter sp. genome and encodes:
- a CDS encoding Gfo/Idh/MocA family oxidoreductase codes for the protein MSKPIKVGVVGCGYWGPNLIRNFRSLSDCSLKMMCDLNNDRLTHLKSLYPEIEGETNYDHMLNGVGLGAVIIATSVKSHFPMARASLLSGKHTFIEKPMASSSRECEELIDIARGKGLVLMTGHTFLYSPAVRKIKEIVDSGDLGDIRYISARRLNLGLFQKDINVAWDLAPHDISIIQHIIGEQPVSVNCRGSAHVTPGIEDVTTMCLSFRRQQTAIIHNSWLDPRKVREMTIVGSRRMIVYDDVAPLEKIRIFDVRVERPPHYDTFAEFHYAYHYGDVHVPYIKQEEPLKTECQHFLDCIKQGTTPLTDGAQGLQVVRTLEASSESLKRGGASVNLCERKNENGWIAPILEPSLRASAAGIANLNDVAPGWQESAIAASGTRPKNYANAAL
- a CDS encoding sugar transferase codes for the protein MDISIEVDESTCSSSLKAEPNLHWKRALDALLILLALPLLIPLSLLIALLIRGGSRGPVLFRQERVGYMGRRFRCFKFRTMSVDADTTTHRKHLHQLMNSNTPMTKMDLRGDPRIIPLGSLLRASGLDELPQLINVMRGEMSLVGPRPCLPYEYDRYLPWQKERFSALPGLTGLWQVSGKNKTTFMKMIQLDIQYAKNKTLWQDLRIMLMTVPALAIQLIETRLVKKSSPRQVTSKTGCFQISPTPDALEQAALTGDSCFARGRRTAAEGDKVEFNHVKTNKSRGGWVRLLGTQSDS
- a CDS encoding GNAT family N-acetyltransferase encodes the protein MKNSEALPAEESTGAQAQGRTKPSNRILVVDDDVVIRKLNAEVLSRSGYEVDTAEDGAAGWETLLANNYDLMITDNNMPKMTGIELLKKLRSAHKGLPVIMATGTLPTQELAQNPWLEPVATLLKPYRADRLLETVKDVLHATSLKTDHPRALPQHNGARSFSVERYTASRKLEWDTFVSAAKNATFLFSRDYMDYHSDRFNDHSLMIFNGRALVAVLPANLNENGALISHEGLTYGGLVVSRAATLDDVLSSFHEALRYLGQKQISKLLYKRIPGFYNTLPDDEVAYALFLLDARLYRRDCSTAISQKDRLPIRTDRRSAIKKAIRRGVRVVQETTFQPFWERVLAPELAARYGVKPVHSLEEITLLASRFPEQIKQFSAYCGDEIVAGTTIYETPTVAHSQYGAVTEKGRKIGAQAFVYGWLIDKYTDKRFFDFGISNEKEGRALNHGLLDWKEGFGARCYAHDFYEIATGNYPRLQPVLQPRPEPTLARPGTAQPSHSGERPVRACFAHAPALIGEGISTGRETRV
- a CDS encoding STAS domain-containing protein, which produces MKITNEVLTVGGFAELTAANNKLFRKQICASLDGHTSIEIDLSRTTFMDCAGFGALIALRNCTRGRNGVTRLVNPTPLVQQLFDVVGAGHMFEIVNTRPTPTPVSRAIPSLPRPALSSL